One genomic window of Eleginops maclovinus isolate JMC-PN-2008 ecotype Puerto Natales chromosome 12, JC_Emac_rtc_rv5, whole genome shotgun sequence includes the following:
- the golga3 gene encoding golgin subfamily A member 3 isoform X3 has translation MEMDANPSEATQMEDNQEDRVIKSKLEGDTQLIQQGLDSTPNTEGNTHNGLLFPRSLSGPVSSEVMPNGNGLAEDFSAAEDTHINGPLPPQSTSSPVNSQTQEPSPANERPSLEMENEEKIRLDARRRLEEQLKQYRVQRHKERSHRTTTKSRLFSTLDPELMLHPEDLPRANTSSMTTEYSFLRTSVPRGPKLGSLGIPPAREKKSRSPRPNKIHSLADYKSPGNDGRGDGGGGGGGGGGGGDSSMNSLHSTMSSVSTLSEVSVTSEGSTGQTEAQPGASLQTGDSVSEIDGSESGTRPGNDGNDSDSSSYSSVSTRGQFRTLAAAVERQRGGYTVEGREIAAEAMGQFPSLQEVLQAASDERHLLELEQQGGGTAEPRSRRDSFSSSVSLESSVMGHDEMLQVLKEKMRLEGQLESLSSEANQALKEKTELQAQLATVNAQLQAKKAEAQVSQEKQSALTAEVGTLRQSSSRLEKAMVELQGSLENKNASLTSLSNDLKVAEDQYNRLMGKVEEMQHTVTSRDNTVQELRQQMGGLQSQLQQVQLERSTLQSRMKTSQAEIDSLQQLRQWYQQQLAMAQEARVRLQSEMANMQAGQMTQIGVLEHLKLENVTLSHQLTETQHRSIKDKERIAVQLQSIEADMLSQESSYKQIQDAKNMVEDDLQHKLEEFEDEREHLTKLANTASTLERELEQAKLILSQKDVQLQSLQKDHLELMRQLTSTQEDLQTKEQSINQLEARFLELEAQLAELQTDGSAKDDNIQYLQNEKIVLEVALQAARADKSQLDEGAERLGEDVLVASDILDQLRQEVQVKTNQIETLQQENGSLKKHAQKLKEQYQQQKVMVEAYRRDASSKEQLISELKSTKKRLLSEVKDLKQELLGVQGEKQQAELEQARLQKEVVRVQEQMNDMEAHLTTIQEERGQLETQIQTLQFDRSQLAAVTEENEGLRKQVEQLEGEAKKAISEQKVRVKRLGTDLTSAQKEMKAKHKAYENAVGILSRRLQEALTEKETTEAELVKLKAQVSEGGNSQALQEKIKALQAELRAVAHSKTMLEKELQEVINLTSTELEEYQEKVMELEDELQEARCFKKRIRKLEDANKKLALELEHEKGKLAGLAQSHSTLREHSNILESALARREADLVQLNLQVQAVLKRKEEEDQQMKQVVQTLQLALEKEKTKVKDLKEQVAAAKAEAAHNRRHYRAAMLELSEIKKDLQAKEDLVKALQSASHKLQAQDEQHAQEVSRFQGELAEAHSQLQILQKQLDEELSKQPLTNQEVEDLKWEVEQRQREIETQKQQLEMMEQCQHRELENLQRALQTIKVELESVQDELSGTRKDKFMLQAKVVELRNSMKTLLLQNQQLKQDLKQTRLRKQRMELKSDGNPSNPVTPVKIPDCPVPASLLDELLKPSTSVNKEPLNNLHNCLRHLKEEMDILQKQMEEHTVTVHESMNSWTNAEEDQLELENNISKSPLNNMVVENNNEAEPQPQ, from the exons ATGGAAATGGATGCTAACCCTTCAGAAGCAACTCAAATGGAGGATAATCAAGAAGACCGTGTTATAAAATCCAAACTGGAAGGTGATACACAATTAATACAACAAGGGCTGGACAGCACACCGAACACAGAGGGAAATACTCATAATG GGCTTCTCTTCCCCCGTTCTCTTTCAGGGCCTGTCAGTTCGGAGGTGATGCCAAATGGAAACGGACTGGCGGAGGACTTTAGCGCTGCGGAGGACACCCATATAAATGGGCCCCTCCCTCCCCAGAGCACCAGCTCCCCCGTCAACTCCCAGACCCAAGAGCCCTCCCCAG CCAACGAGAGGCCGTCGTTAGAGATGGAGAACGAGGAGAAGATCCGCCTGGATGCTCGCCGCCgtctggaggagcagctgaaaCAGTACAGAGTGCAGAGACATAAGGAGAGG TCCCACCGCACCACCACCAAGAGCCGGCTCTTCAGCACCCTGGATCCAGAGCTCATGCTGCACCCTGAGGACCTGCCCCGGGCCAACACTTCTTCCATGACCACGGAGTACTCCTTCCTGAGGACCAGTGTTCCCCGCGGGCCCAAACTGGGAAGCTTGGGAATTCCCCCTGCCAGGGAGAAGAAGTCCAGATCACCCCGCCCGAACAAGATCCACTCCCTGGCTGACTACAAGTCTCCTGGGAACGATGGCCGaggtgacggaggaggaggaggaggaggaggaggaggaggaggagacagctCCATGAACTCCCTGCACTCCACCATGAGCTCAGTGTCCACCCTGTCGGAGGTCAGTGTGACGTCAGAGGGCAGCACCGGTCAGACGGAGGCCCAGCCCGGCGCCTCGCTCCAAACCGGAGACAGCGTGTCTGAAATTGACGGCAGTGAATCCGGGACAAGGCCGGGGAACGATGGCAACGACAGCGACAGCTCGTCCTACAGCAGCGTGTCGACCAGAGGGCAGTTCAGGACGCTCGCTGCGGCAGTGGAGCGGCAGCGGGGGGGCTACACAGTGGAGGGGAGGGAGATTGCCGCCGAAGCCATGGGTCAGTTCCCCTCCCTGCAGGAGGTGCTGCAGGCGGCCAGCGACGAGCGGCacctgctggagctggagcagcagGGAGGAGGGACAGCGGAGCCGCGCAGCCGCAGGGACAGCTTCTCCAGCAG tGTCTCTTTGGAGAGTTCAGTGATGGGCCACGATGAGATGCTGCAGGTGTTGAAGGAGAAGATGAGGCTGGAGGGTCAGCTGGAATCTCTCTCATCGGAGGCCAATCAG GCTCTCAAGGAGAAGACGGAGCTTCAGGCCCAGCTCGCCACAGTGAACGCTCAGCTGCAGGCGAAGAAGGCGGAGGCTCAGGTCAGCCAGGAGAAGCAGAGCGCCCTCACTGCAGAGGTCGGCACGCTGCGGCAGAGCTCCAGCCGGCTGGAGAAGGCCATGGTGGAGCTGCAAGGGAGTCTGGAGAACAAGAACGCCAGCCTGACCTCCCTCAGCAACGACCTGAAGGTGGCTGAAGACCAGTACAACCGGCTGATGGGGAAGGTGGAGGAGATGCAACACACTGTCACCTCTAGAGACAACACAG TCCAGGAGTTGCGTCAGCAGATGGGTGGTCTCCAGAGCCAGCTCCAGCAGGTGCAGCTGGAGCGCAGCACCCTGCAGAGCCGCATGAAGACCTCCCAGGCCGAGATAGACTCCCTGCAGCAGCTCAGGCAGTGGTACCAGCAGCAGCTAGCCATGGCCCAGGAGGCGAGAGTTCGGCTGCAGAGCGAAATGGCCAACATGCAG GCTGGGCAGATGACTCAGATCGGTGTGCTGGAGCATCTGAAGCTGGAGAATGTGACCCTGTCCCACCAGCTCACCGAGACCCAGCACCGCTCCATTAAAGATAAAGAGCGGATTGCTGTTCAGCTGCAGAGCATCGAG GCCGACATGCTGAGCCAGGAATCCTCTTATAAGCAAATCCAGGATGCGAAGAACATGGTGGAGGATGATTTGCAGCACAAACTGGAGGAGTTTGAGGACGAGCGAGAGCACTTAACTAAACTGGCCAACACCGCCAGCACCCTGGAGAGGGAACTGGAGCAG GCAAAGTTGATCCTTTCCCAGAAGGACGTGCAGCTGCAGTCTCTCCAGAAGGATCATCTGGAGCTGATGCGCCAGCTGACTAGCACTCAGGAAGACCTGCAGACCAAAGAGCAGTCCATCAACCAGCTGGAGGCCCGCTTCCTGGAGCTGGAGGCGCAGCTGGCCGAGCTGCAGACGGACGGCAGCGCCAAGGACGACAACATCCAGTACCTCCAGAACGAGAAGATCGTCCTGGAGGTGGCGCTGCAGGCCGCCCGGGCCGACAAGAGCCAACTGGACGAGGGGGCTGAGCGTCTCGGGGAGGATGTTCTGGTGGCTTCAGACATCTTGGATCAGCTCCGGCAGGAAGTCCAGGTCAAAACCAACCAG ATTGAAACTCTTCAACAAGAAAACGGCTCCCTGAAGAAACACGCTCAGAAGCTGAAGGAGCAGTATCAACAACAGAAG GTGATGGTGGAAGCCTACCGCCGGGACGCCAGCTCCAAAGAACAGCTGATCAGCGAGCTCAAGTCTACCAAGAAGCGCCTGCTGTCGGAGGTGAAGGACCTGAAGCAGGAGCTGCTGGGAGTCCAGGGGGAGAAGCAGCAGGCGGAGTTGGAGCAGGCGCGGCTGCAGAAGGAGGTGGTGAGGGTGCAGGAGCAGATGAACGACATGGAGGCGCATCTGACCACCATACAGGAAGAGAGGGGTCAGCTGGAGACCCAGATCCAG ACTCTGCAGTTTGACCGGAGCCAGCTAGCAGCCGTGACGGAAGAGAACGAAGGCCTGCGGAAACAGGTGGAGCAGTTGGAGGGAGAAGCCAAAAA GGCCATCTCGGAGCAGAAGGTGCGTGTGAAGCGTCTGGGGACGGATTTGACCAGCGCTCAGAAGGAGATGAAGGCCAAACACAAGGCGTACGAGAACGCTGTGGGCATCCTGAGCCGCAGGCTGCAGGAAGCTCTGACTGAGAAGGAGACCACCGAGGCGGAGCTGGTCAAACTCAAGGCCCAGGTGTCGGAGGGGGGAAACAGCCAGGCCTTACAG GAGAAGATTAAGGCTCTGCAGGCTGAGCTCAGGGCTGTGGCCCACAGCAAGACGATGCTGGAGAAGGAGCTGCAGGAAGTGATCAACCTCACCTCCACCGAGCTGGAGGAGTACCAGGAGAAGGTGATGGAGCTCGAGGATGAG CTTCAAGAGGCCCGCTGCTTCAAGAAGAGGATTCGAAAGTTAGAAGATGCCAACAAGAAGCTGGCACTGGAGCTGGAGCATGAAAAAGGGAAACTGGCTGGACTGGCTCAGTCCCACAGCACACTGCGGGAGCACTCCAACATTTTAGAGTCGGCCTTAGCCAGGAGAGAGGCAGATCTAGTCCAGCTCAACCTACAG GTTCAAGCTGTTCTGAAGcgcaaagaggaggaggaccaGCAGATGAAGCAGGTGGTGCAAACTCTACAGCTGGCCttggagaaagagaaaaccaaagTCAAAGACCTGAAGGAACAG GTGGCGGCAGCGAAGGCGGAGGCAGCTCACAACAGACGGCACTACAGGGCGGCCATGCTGGAGCTGTCAGAGATCAAGAAGGACCTGCAGGCCAAAGAGGACCTGGTCAAAGCTCTGCAGAGTGCATCCCACAAACTACA GGCTCAGGATGAGCAGCATGCTCAGGAGGTCTCCAGATTCCAGGGGGAGCTGGCTGAGGCCCATTCCCAGCTGCAGATCCTGCAGAAACAGCTGGACGAGGAGCTGTCCAAGCAGCCGCTCACCAACCAGGAG GTGGAGGATCTGAAGTGGGAGGTGGAGCAGAGGCAGCGGGAGATTGAGACCcagaagcagcagctggagatGATGGAGCAGTGTCAGCACAGGGAGCTGGAAAACCTCCAGAGAGCTCTGCAG ACCATCAAGGTGGAGCTGGAGTCGGTGCAGGACGAGCTGAGTGGCACCAGGAAGGACAAGTTCATGCTGCAGGCCAAGGTGGTGGAGCTGAGGAACAGCATGAAGACGCTGCTCCTGCAGAACCAGCAGCTCAAACAGGACCTCAAACAGACGCGGCTAAGAAAG CAGCGCATGGAGCTGAAGAGTGACGGGAACCCATCGAACCCAGTGACACCGGTTAAGATCCCAGACTGCCCAGTGCCAGCCTCCCTGTTGGATGAGTTGTTAAAACCATCGACTTCCGTCAACAAGGAGCCCCTCAACAACCTGCACAACTGTCTACGGCATCTCAA GGAGGAGATGGACATTCTCCAGAAGCAGATGGAAGAGCACACAGTGACAGTACATGAGTCGATGAACTCGTGGACAAACGCAGAGGAGGATCAACTGGAGCTGGAAAACAACATCTCCAAGTCCCCATTAAACAACATGGTGGTGGAAAATAACAATGAAGCAGAGCCGCAGCCGCAGTGA
- the golga3 gene encoding golgin subfamily A member 3 isoform X2 translates to MEMDANPSEATQMEDNQEDRVIKSKLEGDTQLIQQGLDSTPNTEGNTHNGPVSSEVMPNGNGLAEDFSAAEDTHINGPLPPQSTSSPVNSQTQEPSPGLADFPPMMLERSEGASAEFTVHTGDSLQSLRLSMPMQETELSNERPSLEMENEEKIRLDARRRLEEQLKQYRVQRHKERSHRTTTKSRLFSTLDPELMLHPEDLPRANTSSMTTEYSFLRTSVPRGPKLGSLGIPPAREKKSRSPRPNKIHSLADYKSPGNDGRGDGGGGGGGGGGGGDSSMNSLHSTMSSVSTLSEVSVTSEGSTGQTEAQPGASLQTGDSVSEIDGSESGTRPGNDGNDSDSSSYSSVSTRGQFRTLAAAVERQRGGYTVEGREIAAEAMGQFPSLQEVLQAASDERHLLELEQQGGGTAEPRSRRDSFSSSVSLESSVMGHDEMLQVLKEKMRLEGQLESLSSEANQALKEKTELQAQLATVNAQLQAKKAEAQVSQEKQSALTAEVGTLRQSSSRLEKAMVELQGSLENKNASLTSLSNDLKVAEDQYNRLMGKVEEMQHTVTSRDNTVQELRQQMGGLQSQLQQVQLERSTLQSRMKTSQAEIDSLQQLRQWYQQQLAMAQEARVRLQSEMANMQAGQMTQIGVLEHLKLENVTLSHQLTETQHRSIKDKERIAVQLQSIEADMLSQESSYKQIQDAKNMVEDDLQHKLEEFEDEREHLTKLANTASTLERELEQAKLILSQKDVQLQSLQKDHLELMRQLTSTQEDLQTKEQSINQLEARFLELEAQLAELQTDGSAKDDNIQYLQNEKIVLEVALQAARADKSQLDEGAERLGEDVLVASDILDQLRQEVQVKTNQIETLQQENGSLKKHAQKLKEQYQQQKVMVEAYRRDASSKEQLISELKSTKKRLLSEVKDLKQELLGVQGEKQQAELEQARLQKEVVRVQEQMNDMEAHLTTIQEERGQLETQIQTLQFDRSQLAAVTEENEGLRKQVEQLEGEAKKAISEQKVRVKRLGTDLTSAQKEMKAKHKAYENAVGILSRRLQEALTEKETTEAELVKLKAQVSEGGNSQALQEKIKALQAELRAVAHSKTMLEKELQEVINLTSTELEEYQEKVMELEDELQEARCFKKRIRKLEDANKKLALELEHEKGKLAGLAQSHSTLREHSNILESALARREADLVQLNLQVQAVLKRKEEEDQQMKQVVQTLQLALEKEKTKVKDLKEQVAAAKAEAAHNRRHYRAAMLELSEIKKDLQAKEDLVKALQSASHKLQAQDEQHAQEVSRFQGELAEAHSQLQILQKQLDEELSKQPLTNQEVEDLKWEVEQRQREIETQKQQLEMMEQCQHRELENLQRALQTIKVELESVQDELSGTRKDKFMLQAKVVELRNSMKTLLLQNQQLKQDLKQTRLRKQRMELKSDGNPSNPVTPVKIPDCPVPASLLDELLKPSTSVNKEPLNNLHNCLRHLKEEMDILQKQMEEHTVTVHESMNSWTNAEEDQLELENNISKSPLNNMVVENNNEAEPQPQ, encoded by the exons ATGGAAATGGATGCTAACCCTTCAGAAGCAACTCAAATGGAGGATAATCAAGAAGACCGTGTTATAAAATCCAAACTGGAAGGTGATACACAATTAATACAACAAGGGCTGGACAGCACACCGAACACAGAGGGAAATACTCATAATG GGCCTGTCAGTTCGGAGGTGATGCCAAATGGAAACGGACTGGCGGAGGACTTTAGCGCTGCGGAGGACACCCATATAAATGGGCCCCTCCCTCCCCAGAGCACCAGCTCCCCCGTCAACTCCCAGACCCAAGAGCCCTCCCCAGGTTTGGCAGATTTTCCACCCATGATGCTAGAGAGGTCTGAGGGGGCTAGTGCTGAGTTCACGGTTCACACGGGCGACTCATTGCAGTCACTCAGGCTCAGTATGCCTATGCAGGAGACAGAATTGT CCAACGAGAGGCCGTCGTTAGAGATGGAGAACGAGGAGAAGATCCGCCTGGATGCTCGCCGCCgtctggaggagcagctgaaaCAGTACAGAGTGCAGAGACATAAGGAGAGG TCCCACCGCACCACCACCAAGAGCCGGCTCTTCAGCACCCTGGATCCAGAGCTCATGCTGCACCCTGAGGACCTGCCCCGGGCCAACACTTCTTCCATGACCACGGAGTACTCCTTCCTGAGGACCAGTGTTCCCCGCGGGCCCAAACTGGGAAGCTTGGGAATTCCCCCTGCCAGGGAGAAGAAGTCCAGATCACCCCGCCCGAACAAGATCCACTCCCTGGCTGACTACAAGTCTCCTGGGAACGATGGCCGaggtgacggaggaggaggaggaggaggaggaggaggaggaggagacagctCCATGAACTCCCTGCACTCCACCATGAGCTCAGTGTCCACCCTGTCGGAGGTCAGTGTGACGTCAGAGGGCAGCACCGGTCAGACGGAGGCCCAGCCCGGCGCCTCGCTCCAAACCGGAGACAGCGTGTCTGAAATTGACGGCAGTGAATCCGGGACAAGGCCGGGGAACGATGGCAACGACAGCGACAGCTCGTCCTACAGCAGCGTGTCGACCAGAGGGCAGTTCAGGACGCTCGCTGCGGCAGTGGAGCGGCAGCGGGGGGGCTACACAGTGGAGGGGAGGGAGATTGCCGCCGAAGCCATGGGTCAGTTCCCCTCCCTGCAGGAGGTGCTGCAGGCGGCCAGCGACGAGCGGCacctgctggagctggagcagcagGGAGGAGGGACAGCGGAGCCGCGCAGCCGCAGGGACAGCTTCTCCAGCAG tGTCTCTTTGGAGAGTTCAGTGATGGGCCACGATGAGATGCTGCAGGTGTTGAAGGAGAAGATGAGGCTGGAGGGTCAGCTGGAATCTCTCTCATCGGAGGCCAATCAG GCTCTCAAGGAGAAGACGGAGCTTCAGGCCCAGCTCGCCACAGTGAACGCTCAGCTGCAGGCGAAGAAGGCGGAGGCTCAGGTCAGCCAGGAGAAGCAGAGCGCCCTCACTGCAGAGGTCGGCACGCTGCGGCAGAGCTCCAGCCGGCTGGAGAAGGCCATGGTGGAGCTGCAAGGGAGTCTGGAGAACAAGAACGCCAGCCTGACCTCCCTCAGCAACGACCTGAAGGTGGCTGAAGACCAGTACAACCGGCTGATGGGGAAGGTGGAGGAGATGCAACACACTGTCACCTCTAGAGACAACACAG TCCAGGAGTTGCGTCAGCAGATGGGTGGTCTCCAGAGCCAGCTCCAGCAGGTGCAGCTGGAGCGCAGCACCCTGCAGAGCCGCATGAAGACCTCCCAGGCCGAGATAGACTCCCTGCAGCAGCTCAGGCAGTGGTACCAGCAGCAGCTAGCCATGGCCCAGGAGGCGAGAGTTCGGCTGCAGAGCGAAATGGCCAACATGCAG GCTGGGCAGATGACTCAGATCGGTGTGCTGGAGCATCTGAAGCTGGAGAATGTGACCCTGTCCCACCAGCTCACCGAGACCCAGCACCGCTCCATTAAAGATAAAGAGCGGATTGCTGTTCAGCTGCAGAGCATCGAG GCCGACATGCTGAGCCAGGAATCCTCTTATAAGCAAATCCAGGATGCGAAGAACATGGTGGAGGATGATTTGCAGCACAAACTGGAGGAGTTTGAGGACGAGCGAGAGCACTTAACTAAACTGGCCAACACCGCCAGCACCCTGGAGAGGGAACTGGAGCAG GCAAAGTTGATCCTTTCCCAGAAGGACGTGCAGCTGCAGTCTCTCCAGAAGGATCATCTGGAGCTGATGCGCCAGCTGACTAGCACTCAGGAAGACCTGCAGACCAAAGAGCAGTCCATCAACCAGCTGGAGGCCCGCTTCCTGGAGCTGGAGGCGCAGCTGGCCGAGCTGCAGACGGACGGCAGCGCCAAGGACGACAACATCCAGTACCTCCAGAACGAGAAGATCGTCCTGGAGGTGGCGCTGCAGGCCGCCCGGGCCGACAAGAGCCAACTGGACGAGGGGGCTGAGCGTCTCGGGGAGGATGTTCTGGTGGCTTCAGACATCTTGGATCAGCTCCGGCAGGAAGTCCAGGTCAAAACCAACCAG ATTGAAACTCTTCAACAAGAAAACGGCTCCCTGAAGAAACACGCTCAGAAGCTGAAGGAGCAGTATCAACAACAGAAG GTGATGGTGGAAGCCTACCGCCGGGACGCCAGCTCCAAAGAACAGCTGATCAGCGAGCTCAAGTCTACCAAGAAGCGCCTGCTGTCGGAGGTGAAGGACCTGAAGCAGGAGCTGCTGGGAGTCCAGGGGGAGAAGCAGCAGGCGGAGTTGGAGCAGGCGCGGCTGCAGAAGGAGGTGGTGAGGGTGCAGGAGCAGATGAACGACATGGAGGCGCATCTGACCACCATACAGGAAGAGAGGGGTCAGCTGGAGACCCAGATCCAG ACTCTGCAGTTTGACCGGAGCCAGCTAGCAGCCGTGACGGAAGAGAACGAAGGCCTGCGGAAACAGGTGGAGCAGTTGGAGGGAGAAGCCAAAAA GGCCATCTCGGAGCAGAAGGTGCGTGTGAAGCGTCTGGGGACGGATTTGACCAGCGCTCAGAAGGAGATGAAGGCCAAACACAAGGCGTACGAGAACGCTGTGGGCATCCTGAGCCGCAGGCTGCAGGAAGCTCTGACTGAGAAGGAGACCACCGAGGCGGAGCTGGTCAAACTCAAGGCCCAGGTGTCGGAGGGGGGAAACAGCCAGGCCTTACAG GAGAAGATTAAGGCTCTGCAGGCTGAGCTCAGGGCTGTGGCCCACAGCAAGACGATGCTGGAGAAGGAGCTGCAGGAAGTGATCAACCTCACCTCCACCGAGCTGGAGGAGTACCAGGAGAAGGTGATGGAGCTCGAGGATGAG CTTCAAGAGGCCCGCTGCTTCAAGAAGAGGATTCGAAAGTTAGAAGATGCCAACAAGAAGCTGGCACTGGAGCTGGAGCATGAAAAAGGGAAACTGGCTGGACTGGCTCAGTCCCACAGCACACTGCGGGAGCACTCCAACATTTTAGAGTCGGCCTTAGCCAGGAGAGAGGCAGATCTAGTCCAGCTCAACCTACAG GTTCAAGCTGTTCTGAAGcgcaaagaggaggaggaccaGCAGATGAAGCAGGTGGTGCAAACTCTACAGCTGGCCttggagaaagagaaaaccaaagTCAAAGACCTGAAGGAACAG GTGGCGGCAGCGAAGGCGGAGGCAGCTCACAACAGACGGCACTACAGGGCGGCCATGCTGGAGCTGTCAGAGATCAAGAAGGACCTGCAGGCCAAAGAGGACCTGGTCAAAGCTCTGCAGAGTGCATCCCACAAACTACA GGCTCAGGATGAGCAGCATGCTCAGGAGGTCTCCAGATTCCAGGGGGAGCTGGCTGAGGCCCATTCCCAGCTGCAGATCCTGCAGAAACAGCTGGACGAGGAGCTGTCCAAGCAGCCGCTCACCAACCAGGAG GTGGAGGATCTGAAGTGGGAGGTGGAGCAGAGGCAGCGGGAGATTGAGACCcagaagcagcagctggagatGATGGAGCAGTGTCAGCACAGGGAGCTGGAAAACCTCCAGAGAGCTCTGCAG ACCATCAAGGTGGAGCTGGAGTCGGTGCAGGACGAGCTGAGTGGCACCAGGAAGGACAAGTTCATGCTGCAGGCCAAGGTGGTGGAGCTGAGGAACAGCATGAAGACGCTGCTCCTGCAGAACCAGCAGCTCAAACAGGACCTCAAACAGACGCGGCTAAGAAAG CAGCGCATGGAGCTGAAGAGTGACGGGAACCCATCGAACCCAGTGACACCGGTTAAGATCCCAGACTGCCCAGTGCCAGCCTCCCTGTTGGATGAGTTGTTAAAACCATCGACTTCCGTCAACAAGGAGCCCCTCAACAACCTGCACAACTGTCTACGGCATCTCAA GGAGGAGATGGACATTCTCCAGAAGCAGATGGAAGAGCACACAGTGACAGTACATGAGTCGATGAACTCGTGGACAAACGCAGAGGAGGATCAACTGGAGCTGGAAAACAACATCTCCAAGTCCCCATTAAACAACATGGTGGTGGAAAATAACAATGAAGCAGAGCCGCAGCCGCAGTGA